The Dasypus novemcinctus isolate mDasNov1 chromosome 22, mDasNov1.1.hap2, whole genome shotgun sequence genomic sequence CGGGCTCGTGCACACAACCACTAGCTTCTCCACCCCTCTCTGCAGGAACAGACTCATTCACCAGTTCTTCTGTGACATTCCTCAGATTCTGAACCTATCTTGTTCTCACGAATTCCTCAGTGAGATTGCAGTGGCTGCATTCACAACGTCCACAGCATTTGTCTGCTTGACCTCCATTGTGCTGTCCTACATTCGCATCTTCTCCACCGTGCTGAGGATCCCGTCAGCTGAGGGCCGGACCAAGGTCTTCTCCACCTGCCTGCCCCACCTCCTTGTGGTCACCTGCTTCCTGTCGGCTGCAGGTTTTGAGTTTCTAAGGCCCACTCCTGGCTCCCCTTCAGCCATAGACCTCATGTTCTCCGTCTTCTACACAGTGGTTACCCCAACACTCAATCCAGTCATCTATAGTTTACGAAATGAAGCCATGAAGGCAGCTCTGAGGAAGATACTGTCAAAAGAAGCATTTGCTCAGAGAATGACATATTTGAAAGCCATTTTAAACACATAACCAACAAATAAAGGGTAAGGTTTTTATCATTATTGAAGAGGGTGGATCTTGTTTCTTCCTAGAACTTCCTTCcaagttttctattctttttttttcaaatatacttcCCCAAAATTAAAGATGTTATGCTTCTAAGGATATTTACTTTCCTTGCTCCGTCCAATTGAAGTGTCCTTGTAAGGGATCTTTTAGGAATTTCTCTGAAATAAAATAGAACAGAAGACTGCTTTGGGTACTGGCCATCATAATCTAAAGGAGGTTTATAAGAAATAGGTTCCACACTGGCATTAGGTGAAACCATTGTGTCAAGATGAGAGTATATCCACACTGCAGATACATGATTTCCACAGGGCCTTCTAGTGTCCTCTACATACTAAGTATACTCATAAGCTTTCCTCTCCATTTAAGTGTTATAATAGATATTCAGTCCCTAATCAATATCAGTTGTTTCATGCACATTTTTCTTCAAtcctaaaaataaactattctaGCTGTGCAACATTACAAGGAGTTAATTAAGCTTttgggttgaatgggatctcatatttttttaatgtaatttttaaaaataaataattttttaaaaaaagctttccTAAGATTTCTCACAATAAAAAGTATTAAAGTTCTGATTCACACTAATATGTGTCTGACTAAAGCTCCTCTATTTATGCTTACGCAATGCAAATTCTTGTTATCCAGATGTGTGTGTAGAGATAATATAATaagtatatatgcatgtatgtatatgcaCAATAGATATTATCACAAAATAAGCATCTACTACTGTAATCTACAAAATAAAATAGCCATTCAACATGTGTTTTTCCATTGCTGGAGACATTTCTATGAATTCATTTCCTCTCCTGAATCATAGACAAgtttgacaaaatattttttcataactggGGACAGAGAATGCCTTCTGGGTCTATAAAACGGAACAAAGATGAGTGACACAGGAGAAATTAAATCTATGTACATAGGCTAATGAGGTAGAAATCGTGTCAATCAAATTTCTGACTCATTTTAGGGTAATGCTGCATATTCCTTTAAGAAGGATTTGCAAGGCACAAGAGAACAAAACTGAACCACTGCTCTctcaattttgaaataaatcaaGTACATATTCTAATGACAGTGAGAATGAACAATTGCTAAGTAATGGGGAAGGAATATTTTTATATGGCTTTTTGGATTAATTGTTCTCTGTATGACATGAAtgagtttttgttgtttgtttttaaaggtcATGCATTTCTTCTCAAATCAAAAAGTTTTCAAGACAAGAACTTTATTAGTGCAATCTTTTGAAATCATAGTACTTAGTAAAAAACTGTCCATTTTTAGTGTGAATTATTAAAAGACACATTATTCAAACCAGTTACATATTATTTACAAGATTACAAAATTGATgtcaatgaagaaaaaattaatagtaAACCATAATCTATTACAATAGATACTATGATATTTATGACTGtccttttgagaattttttttcttttcaggcataTACAAGTATAGATATTATATTGTAATGCAATTTTACTAGATGAAAAGTCCTTTTGTCTGAAAATGATGTGATAAGCAGGTTTGCagatcaatatgtaaaaatcattttaatgtcTGTATGTTATTGTAACTTACCATCTATTTAGAATAATTACCTTTCTGTTGTCATCATTCCAAACAATGCTTTGATGGATGTCTTGATCCATGAGTATATCTGTGCACATGTGTGATTAACTCCTTAGGACACAGGCCTAGTAATAGAAGTGACTTTTCATCCTTCTCCCAACTCCTGCATGTCTTCAGTACATCACTGCTTCCCCCAGATGTCCACTGATCTTCTCATCGATCTCCTCTAAAACAGAGAAACTTCCATGGAAAGCATTCATACTAAAATGTAATGACATAGAATGTGTTTCTCAGGAGAGAAGTTTAAAAGATAGTTAATGTTGTGGAATTCGTTGTTTCTTTGAGTGAGATAATATAGAGTTAGTTTCAAGAGGGAAAGTATACCTGAAACCTTACCAATAACCCCAGGGTAATAAAATATGCTATTGATAGAATCCTTATTTGTCAAAAGTCCTTATTCAACCAACATAAGCCATCCAGAGACTGACCGtcagtaaggaaggaaaaagtttgCAGATTAATGACAGATAAACTTTAGGAAGGCACACCCAACAAGAATCATGCTATTATTAGCAGTTTCTCCAATTTGCACTTTGTTCACTTACTCATTTTTTGTCCATTCCCAATTTTCTCATCTCAATAAAGAGTTGTTTGGTCACCCTGTTTTACAAGTCAGACCCTAGAATGCTCCCTTTACCCAACTCTTACCTCCAATTGATCAGGAATTGCTGTTGATTATGTCTTTATCTCTACTGCCATCTCTTTGGTCCAGGCAAATATTGTCTTGGATGTGTTGCGTTGGTATAGACTCATACTGATCATGcaaaccttttacttttaatacAGTATTAACTTCTATTTTGAATGCAATACACCTTGTTTTTGCCCTTTTTGCCCCACCAACTTTATTATGGTGAAATTTATTGTACAGGATATtgcatccatttaaagtgtataattaagTTCATATTGACAATTGTTAGCACTCATTAAACCATTACCCATGATCAAGATACAGAACTTTCCACCACTCAAAAAAAGATCCTAGTGTCTCTTTGTACCTTTCCTCCTGTCCCCCTGGAGCAAAAAAACACTAATCTGCTTTTTGTCATCATATTAGTttgtattttctagaatttcatagaaataaaacaatatgcaCTCTTTGGTGCCAAGCTTTGCCAACTTTAGTTGTTTTGAGATTGATCTATGAGGGTGGATTCCCTTGCATTgttgagtagtagtccattgtacaGATGTATCATTTATAATTTGCTCATTAACAGTTGGCTTGTTTCCATTTGGGTGCTACCATAAATAAAGATTTTATGCATATTTGCATATACGTCTTCcttgttttggtttcttttggAGGAAAATGTAGGAGTTTATAATGaagaggtttttaaaatattcaattagATCTATGCCTAAATATAGAGCATTTGAGgatattgtagtttttatttttatttttttacaattttattatctAATTTGCTATATGGACTAATTAATTCTAATGGTCAGAGTGTgctatcttttcaattttttaatgcaaAGCAAATTTTATATCTTGTTTGTAGATTCACTTGCTTTACCACATGGTTGAATAGAAGTGTTTATAGTGGACATTCTCATGTTATTCCTCATGTCAGGGGAACTATTAAACATTTCCTTATGTGGGTGGTCTTCATTAGATTGAAAGTTACCTTCTCATCTGAGTATGCTCAGTGATTTAGTTAATTTACCATGAATGGATGTTGAAGGGGTCTAGGCCTTTGTATCCAGAAAAATACGTTCTTAAACTTGATTTATTCCTCTAAgggtgaacccattttaagtaggatttTCGGTGAGTTGCTTCGGTTATCGTGTGGTGCtttaatcaggatgggtcttaatcttaccactaaagtttcttttaaacagaattaaattcagacacaaagagaaggccacagaaagTAATAAGGTGCAGGCCaacagaacccaaaagagaagggagagtccagGAAAtggaagagcccaggaccaaggtTCCTGACCAGCCCAGAGTGCCACAGTTTATGGTAGAAAGCATtgtcctgatgatgccttgatttgggcattacTTGtacctcaaaaccgtgagccagtaAACTGCAATTGTTTACAACAgtctattgcatggtatttgcttaagcaaccaagaaatgtaaagaaattttgaataatatcatttttttctaCATCTGTGTATAATTTGACATGagcaagtgagtttcatccctgctatgaaaggatggttcaacataagaaaatcaatcaatgtaatacactacataaatggaacaaaagaaaaaaatcacatgatcatctctagagatgcagaaaaagcattcaacaaaatatagcacaccTTCATGAtaaagatagggatagaaggaaacttcctcaacaggataaagggtatttatggaaaacccacagctaacatcatatttaatggtgaaatcctaaaagctttccttctaagatctggaacaagacaaggattcccactttcactgctcttatttaacatggtgttacaagtacttgcgtgagcactgaggcaagaaatacATATGAAAgcctccaaattggaaaggaagaagtaaaatttcactatttgtagatggcaTGGTCCTATACCTTGAAATacatgagaaatctacaataatgCTTCTAGAGTTTATAAATGGACTCAGCAAATTGGtcggttataagattaatgtgcaaaaatcggTATCTTCTCTGTATTACAATATTGAGCAATCTGATgacaatattagaaaaaaatcccatatacAATTGGAATTAAAAGAATCCAATACGTAGGAATGAATccaactaaagatgtaaatgacttgtatgcagaaattacctattaaaggaaataaaagacttaaataaataaaaaaatattccctgttcatggatgggtagactaagcatcattaagatatctattgTACCCATACTGACTTACAGAATGAATGCAATTTCAATCAAAATTACCACAGGAAttttactgaaatgaaaaatctataataactatgaaatttatttggtaggGCAAGAGGACCtgaatacccaaagacatattgaaaaagaaaatgaaatcagggGAATcgcactacctgactttaaaccaTACTACAAAGTCACAGTgctcaaaacttcatggtattggcacCTGGATAGACttactaaccaatggaactgaattgggaGTTCTCAAATACAGTCaaataatatttgacaaggccaccaagcccagtCAACAGGGAGAgtatggcttcttcaacaaatgttgcttggAGAATGGGATATCCACATCCATAATAATGAGAGGGGATCACCATTTCAcgccttacacaaaaatcaactcaagatagaacaaaaatctaaatataagagctaaaaccataaatatcttggaagataatgtagtgaAGCACCTATAGGAtattgtagtaggaaatggtttcatgaactttacccaaaaacacaagcaatgaatgaaaaataaaacttttgacCCTcagaggattttgtcaagaaagtgaaaggcagcctactctatgggagaaaatatttgacaaccatatatctgatagaggtctaatatccagcatatttgaagaaatcctacaccttgaaaataaaaagacaacccatttaaacaaTGGACAAATGATTAgaatagatgcttctccaaagaatggctaataagcacatgaaaagatgttcagcatcactagctattaaggaagtggaaatcaaaacttcaatgagataatatcttatacccattagactgccAGCTATTATGAaagcagaggactacaagtgctggagaggatgtggaggaaagggaaaacTTATCCATTGCAGGTGGGATGTAGAATCATGCagatatagaatggtgcagccgtTGTGGatgacattttggcagtttcttaggaAGCTAATTATAGGACAGACATAGGATCCAGCAAacccactgctgggtgtatacccagaactgaaagcagggacatgaacagatacatgcatacaaatgttcatagcagcattatccactattgccaaaagttggaaacaatctaaatgtccatcaacagatgaatgggaaaacaaattatggtatgtttgtgcaatggaatattactgtaCTGTATAAAGGAATGCAGTATCAATGAAAGGGTTActtggatgaatcctgaagacctcatgttaagtgaaacaagccagtcagagatggacagatggattacatgatctcactggtaTGCATTAAGCAAgttgagcagactcacaaagctatagtctggaagataggtttacaggagacagaaaaggagaagattTTGAGGCAAGGCTCAAATGGGTAAAATGTATGATAAGGTGTATAATTGTACAGtgcatgggtatgacagtggtgcagtgaaaCTACTGgtttgggtggtgctggtttgtgaagGAGTAGGGTGGGTAGAGTGGATTGAGctgtccatggaaatggggggagggttggggaagggagaaggCGAACAATGAGGATTTGTAAGTATGTGGTAGAAATTACAGTGTTGTGAATGTTCTTTTAGTAATATGgtaggggagggttactggtttagggtgttggaaaggggggcatttgggacagggtgcacctgggacaggttTCTCTGGAGTGTATGagtgttcatcttatcatagtgtgttgtatcattggTTGGCAACCCACACAGTGAGTGGGAAGGTTTTGGACTCCCATCCCGAGGAGGCCTGCTGTATTTTCAAATAGAAGTCTTTGAGAACAAACACAGTGTCTAATAGGGGAGAACAGGacagtatgtcaagtcctcaatgttGTTCAAagaactatgaatcttgttcttcaaggagtgaagcttatTGGTTGCTTTGGATCcaaaggggaagaggagggaggaataaaacagATGGATCATGGGCATGATGGAATGATGGAACTGTTCTACATGTtcttgcaatgaaggatacaggccatgttaaatttcatcaaaatttatgaaagtgtacagtccaaaatataaaccatagtttAAATCATTTTCCATGGTTAGtacaatatttgtacatcaattgtaacaaatgtacctttcACAGATAAATgctgttaataggggaaagggggggagggggagaatgatgggtatatggaaaccccttatattctgtatgtgacttttctgtaatctaaagcttctttgaagacaaaatgaaaaacataagacactgggggaataaacaaaagaaaatgtgactGTACATACAATCataaatcttacagtgatgaaagacataatatcaaagtttttaaattttgtgttttttatattttaatttttcctattaAATTTTTTGTACTTTGTCatatttaaaactatcattattatttaatttccttattaattttagttcatttctttcttgacttcattttttaagaagttttggatcacataaTGCGTACAATTGTGGCAAgtgaggaacattggtgtggggtgccaGTGGTGAGGaatgcatgggaggaagttcacctggggcatacttaaAAGGAatgtaaatgtgttcaagtgttcatggggtattgtcatgGTGGGaagagactcacacaataacagaagaatatagaattcccatcctggggaactctgtcatACTCTCAAATGGGACAGtgagaatcccccaagtacagaggcagtgACTAGTGCAAGGAGGATGTACCATTGAtgtgcccttgatattgatgactatacttctGAACCTTAACTCATGGAATTGAAACTTGGCCTAGAATTATAAGCTACCTAAGTGTTACCTTTTGAGatcttccttgttgctcaaacatggcctctctctaagccaaattcagcatataataCATTATCTACCTCCAGCAGaagacatgacttccagggatgagccttcctggcaccaaatGATTCCTACTGAGCACCATCTAGCAATGctactggaaaaagacattgaccaaaaggaggaaaatgtaAGGGCAAATGGGTTAatatgcctaagagacttcaaagtgaattgagAGGTCACTCCAGAGAtcgcacttatgcacgtctcagcaggatctcattgtctaccaaagtaaatattacttcCAATGGTGGAGACATCCTGGCACTAAAGGCAGggaagacagctcaggagtttggttccctgccagtgggccctacttgtgAATTgatgctccccaatgtgacagatTTGGATtaagttgtggtttccctacacatggcttttctgcctcttCTATGAACCAACCATTAGTGCTTAAGTCAATAGGTGTAGGccaaagagacttaaatctttgctgCTGCCTGGTCCATGTGTGAACTGGGtcatgaatctcaacagagtgACAGCACCTGCTCTTCAGTTCTTTGGActcccccaggacaactaacaaggaaatgatgatggacaatgaccatgccaaggaacagagacagtctgcaactgcaagcaagacagtaccatgccatctgccctatgggatctaagtccactctcaattagaggtggagtggacagtaccatcccagaatcctcaggattgggaaatgagtgattggggaatgaatggaCTAGAGTAgccttagtggtattctactatagacttattgctatTTGAGCaaaagaagaacttttatcatagatgtggaggcagaggccacAGGAAGCTTTGGGGGGAGGAAGTGGGAAAAACAGTATAATATAGAGACATATtggggatttgggaattgtcctgaaggtcattgcaatgacagatacaagccattgtatatcttgtcataatttataaaattgtgtggggcggagtttaaactacaatgtaaactatagtccatgcttagtggcaatgctccaaaatgtgttcatcaattgtaacaaatgtacaacactaatgaagggtgttgttaatataggaaaatgtgagtggggttgggggaaggacaTATGGTCAtcgcctatatatatatatatatatatatatatatatatttatgtaacacaatctaagaatctttaaaaaattaaaaagtaaattgaaaaaataaagtcacAGCTTCAGGGGAAGTCTTTGTGATGTAGAGTTAATAAACATGTATTCATATGATTATTGTTGAAAAGtataaaggattataagagaGCTCAGAATACAATATAATATTGTTGGCTAGTATTAAATTCTAAGTACTTAGAAAGTTTTtgcacatattttaaaagtacattttaatGGCCTGGCCTCCTTAATAGGTTTTCAGATATGTTTGATAGATTTGTTTTACAGGACTTTCAATAGAAGTTTCTATGATTGATAGAAGAGTTTTGATAGCCTTTCCATATGTGATACATGATGCATAGGCCTTAATTTCTGacataaagataaacataaaTAATGACTTTCAGTTTTCCAGGAGGCCTGACATTAAATATTCTTtaacttttctaaaatatttgaatttttttgtttctctcagaAATAGAGCATAGTTAGGACAGCATTTCTCCAAGTGTGGTTCTCAGAACTGCAGAATAGCATCAACTGAATATTGTTAGAAATTCAAAAATTAGTGCTCATCCCAGTTCTACTACATGAGAATTTCTGAGTGGGAATTAGATACCTAAGATTAACAAGCTCTCCAGGGGATCCATAGGTCCAAAATAGTTTGCTAACTTTAGCTTGGGACAATAAAACCTTAGCTTAACGAGGCATTTCCCCCTCTTTGTGCAGTTTCAAATGCTCTAAGACCCAGGTGCCAGGCaaatatagaaaatgaaaaatcattatCATTCAGTTCAGACATTCAAGGTAGAAGATGCCAAAAAGAGCCAGGTCCCCAAGGAAAGCAACACGTGTAAAAAAAGATGTCTTATTTTTGGGAAGCATTAGAAATTAGTAAGCAGTTATGATTGCCGCACACCAAGAACAGCTGTGATGAATTTCCCAAAGTTGGATAGAGAAAGAGGGATTTATGGAAACTCTAACAGAATCTTACATTCTTCAACTGAGTTTGGAATTTTGAACAAGGAAGAAACCTTATTTCCCTGAATGTAAGTTGTGGTATACATTGGAAAGGCTAAGGGTTTGGGGTTCAGCTTTCAATTATGTTATTTAAATACTCTGAgtcttattttttactgtaataaCAGAAGAAATGCTTAACTCTTACAAGATAAAAATGTCTGCATGGAGTAACTCAGGTATATTTTATGATGGTTTCTAATAAAGTGTGTGTCTCATAAATATGAACTCAAAAATGTTTAGCTTCTTAATTTCCCTTTCTGTTGATAATTACCTATACAGATTTGGAAAATTAAAATCCTTAAtaaaccacaataaaaaattaattatgggCAAGAATACTGTTTATCATTTTATAAGTTCAAGGACAGAGGATACACacaaaagacacagaaaggaagaaattttgTTGAAGCCATATCCTTGCTCTgattcctgcttttttttttttggtgttatgTTTCATGACAATGGCTAATGTTGGGAAAATTACAGATACATTAAGCTTatgattcatttttttcaatgtaagAGAAAAGAAGCTTCCAATATAGCAGCCTAGACaaaagttttaaactttttagttaaattgataaccatttttattttaaatataaaaccaCAGAACCCAGGCAGACAATGGAATGTAGAGATGATTGCTCAAATGTTAACTTCATTTT encodes the following:
- the LOC101436792 gene encoding olfactory receptor 14J1-like, producing MGNVTSVDGFFLKGFSDDHKLQVLQALLFLVTYLLALTGNLLIITVTTLDHRLQAPMYSFLKHLSLLDVCFISVTAPQSIANSLMNSASISLSQCVLQAFFFIALASSEVALLTVMSYDRYVAICQPLQYAAVMDPSACQHALTAVWVAGGLSGLVHTTTSFSTPLCRNRLIHQFFCDIPQILNLSCSHEFLSEIAVAAFTTSTAFVCLTSIVLSYIRIFSTVLRIPSAEGRTKVFSTCLPHLLVVTCFLSAAGFEFLRPTPGSPSAIDLMFSVFYTVVTPTLNPVIYSLRNEAMKAALRKILSKEAFAQRMTYLKAILNT